A region of Trichoplusia ni isolate ovarian cell line Hi5 chromosome 23, tn1, whole genome shotgun sequence DNA encodes the following proteins:
- the LOC113504939 gene encoding uncharacterized protein LOC113504939: protein MLISDGINHGKLQSIIVGELKKAGLKHRLKKIIMKSVKDHKTVFGAPLAKVPSCSVICCGSTLSVPLVVSEMSSVLRSNAHVEGLFRKAGSQNRQKDIKRLLDAGGCVSEGHHPIDVASVLKLYLRCLPEPLISAEVQDLLLRCKLTAGEDALKAILHTLLLLPVLHVHLLHYIMELLNFLASKHKDNLMDSSNLAIVMAPSIMPLPAAASAQRLEHHVALVKMFIENSQHIGKLTEELMTQLDDDSDGYLARRKKKRRSGSLNRVLNGLRKMVSGSVNTPATVNENGKTPVLSKSAAKRKFDTYEGLSTKTKKEITKGLPQKELSFTPMKMGLERKRLRLSLMDARSTPIINRDFSSHKNSETSLSSEDLITSSENLFSAHDTIDLSPDMKQSDKDYVRISKQEYEEIKSRVSAIENRLSREFTDVIPRVQPLQQVQNVYEQTLEEVAMLHCPTSDHLARRLSKELKIRPNEEAKIIRSPSARKIGSIRRRSKENITKIVRHKSWNVSSQSQQSSHNTDRFYPYVGMNRRDRSSAAKPNLESQKPLADEWDASASEINNVSSASQKYRLRKRVSVNDYSTEKLVSRIPARRSLNVTVNNSWDNTTSETSMNNTFNSSAKSNDSETACYQNITHRNRKPSPQSHQKWRSAAAFFMDKTGEVEKTSHSGRPSVNKLRRQNAGAVLAKAKLFESSSDKSSERHDKAAHNGFARRPRISTQQTKPQRSVAHVKPKVQTVVSPSIPVRVNRNVELPSSVPSKSYRLNVPSKDDVNSWRNARKTTPPVKTVVSPQSMLMKTPQIPVLKKPLCTPKTSRLPALSNDCRKVNTPLKGVHVSPRRRSPRLKQRV, encoded by the exons atgttaatatcAGACGGAATAAATCATGGAAAACTGCAATCAATTATCGTCGGGGAACTGAAAAAGGCGGGCTTGAAACATCGTCTGAAAAAGATTATAATGAAAAGTGTAAAA gatCATAAAACAGTATTCGGAGCACCATTAGCAAAAGTTCCATCGTGCAGTGTTATATGTTGTGGCAGTACATTGAGTGTTCCTCTAGTTGTTTCTGAGATGTCCTCAGTGCTCCGTTCAAACGCTCATGTTGAAGGATTATTCCGTAAAGCAGGTTCTCAAAACCGACAAAAAGATATCAAG AGACTATTAGATGCCGGAGGTTGTGTATCAGAGGGTCACCATCCTATAGATGTGGCAAGTGTACTTAAGCTATACCTACGATGTTTACCGGAACCTCTGATCAGTGCGGAGGTCCAAGACTTATTGTTACGATGTAAACTGACTGCGGGTGAAGATGCTCTGAAAGCTATTCTCCACACATTACTATTACTACCAGTATTACATGTTCATCTGTTACATTATATCATGGAG ttaCTTAACTTCTTAGCCTCCAAACATAAGGACAACTTGATGGACTCATCAAACCTGGCCATAGTGATGGCTCCCAGTATTATGCCGTTGCCGGCTGCAGCCTCTGCTCAGCGACTGGAGCACCATGTTGCACTTGTTAAG ATGTTCATTGAGAACTCGCAACACATTGGGAAGCTGACTGAAGAGCTAATGACGCAGCTCGACGACGATTCCGATGGATATCTTGCAAGGAGGAAGAAGAAAAGGCGCAGTGGCTCATTAAATA GAGTACTAAATGGCCTTCGCAAGATGGTGTCAGGTAGTGTTAATACGCCGGCGACAGTAAACGAAAACGGCAAGACTCCAGTACTGAGCAAGTCTGCAGCCAAACGGAAGTTCGATACATACGAGGGTCTTTCTACAAAAACTAA GAAAGAAATCACTAAAGGACTTCCCCAGAAAGAATTGTCATTTACACCTATGAAAAT GGGTCTAGAAAGAAAACGTTTAAGACTTAGCCTAATGGACGCACGGAGTACTCCAATCATCAACAGAGACTTCAGTTCACATAAAAACTCTGAAACGAGCCTCAGCAGTGAAGATTTGATAACTTCCTCTGAAAATTTGTTCAGCGCACACGACACTATTGACCTGTCTCCGGATATGAAGCAGTCAGATAAAGATTATGTGAGGATCTCTAAACAAGAATACGAAGAGATCAAGAGCAGAGTCTCCGCCATCGAAAACAGACTCTCCAGAGAGTTCACTGACGTCATACCGAGAGTACAGCCTCTACAACAAgtacaaaatgtttatgaacaaacattagaGGAAGTTGCGATGTTACACTGCCCCACCTCGGACCACTTAGCAAGGAGACTGAGCAAAGAACTGAAAATAAGGCCAAACGAAGAAGCCAAGATTATACGGTCGCCTAGTGCGCGAAAAATCGGCTCAATACGACGACGGtcgaaagaaaatattacgaaaatcGTAAGACATAAGTCTTGGAATGTTTCCTCCCAGTCACAGCAGTCTAGTCACAACACTGATAGATTTTATCCATACGTGGGTATGAATCGTAGAGATAGGAGCAGTGCTGCAAAACCAAATTTAGAGTCTCAAAAACCTCTCGCAGATGAATGGGACGCGTCTGCATCAGAGATAAACAACGTTTCGTCAGCAAGTCAAAAGTATCGCTTACGGAAACGAGTGAGTGTGAACGATTATAGTACAGAGAAACTTGTAAGCAGAATACCTGCTCGTAGATCCCTCAATGTTACAGTAAACAACAGTTGGGACAACACAACTTCCGAAACCTCAATGAACAACACCTTCAATTCTAGCGCCAAATCAAATGATTCCGAGACGGCTTGCTACCAGAACATTACCCATAGAAATCGTAAACCGAGTCCTCAGTCACATCAAAAATGGCGCAGTGCCGCTGCTTTCTTTATGGATAAGACTGGAGAAGTGGAGAAAACTAGTCATTCTGGGAGACCATCAGTAAATAAGCTACGACGGCAGAACGCTGGCGCCGTTCTCGCTAAAGCTAAACTCTTTGAGTCGAGCTCTGATAAGTCTTCAGAACGACACGATAAAGCTGCTCACAACGGTTTCGCCAGAAGGCCAAGGATTAGTACTCAACAAACCAAACCACAAAGAAGTGTGGCGCACGTTAAACCTAAAGTGCAAACCGTCGTTTCCCCAAGTATTCCAGTCAGGGTTAACAGAAACGTGGAACTGCCGTCGAGCGTGCCCTCCAAATCCTATCGCTTGAACGTTCCTAGTAAAGATGACGTGAATAGCTGGCGAAATGCGAGGAAAACGACGCCGCCTGTTAAAACTGTCGTTTCTCCTCAATCCATGTTGATGAAAACCCCACAAATACCAGTATTGAAGAAACCTTTATGCACTCCGAAGACTTCCCGCCTGCCAGCCCTTAGCAATGATTGCAGGAAGGTAAACACTCCACTCAAAGGTGTTCACGTATCTCCGAGAAGACGATCTCCACGACTAAAGCAACGTgtttaa